The Triticum aestivum cultivar Chinese Spring chromosome 6D, IWGSC CS RefSeq v2.1, whole genome shotgun sequence genomic sequence CCAAGGAATGACACGAAGCCTTCTTTCTCATACAAGTTAAGCATAAACTGCAGAGCTTTCTGAAACTTTGATCAAACCTAGAATCtgaacaaatatgccaaaaaaggTGCTTTAATTCGAAACTTCAAACTTCCTATTGTTCTCGAATATGTATTGCCTTAGTTTTTCAAAATAGGTATAACATTTCTCATCGGAATGGACGGGGCGTGGCAATGCGTGCCTTCCTGATTGTCTAATAATGCTTATTTGGAGTCTTGATATTCCAATAGTCTCGAAAGTTTTTTCAATCAGCTTGTTTTTTTATTCCTGTAATTCTTTCTCATGGCTTATACTGTCCCTTCTATTTTGAATGTTGTCTTTTCTCCAGAATCTGGCTTATGATTAATGCCAACTGATGTGGTAAGTCATGTTGTATCTTTTGTCAACAGAGTCTGCTTTAAAATTTGCATCATTTGCACTTATAGGCTTTTTTTCCTGCTGCATGAACAAACAATGAGACTTTAAATAGAAAGTTTTTTTTGTACAACCAGAAACAACCAAACGAAATTTAATACTATAGTGGTTCTGTTTTTTCACTAGAAAAGTGACAACCTATAGACAGCTTTTATGCATCATGTATACATAGGTGCTGCAATTGTTTTGCACCTCATATATACATAGGTGCTGGCAATTGTTTTGCACCTGATATATAGGTGCTTTTTAGATCTTAGATCATTCATTTTCTAGGTTTTATCCATCTGATTCATGGTTGTCTTaaacattttttatttatttcaggTACACATAAAAGCTACATGAGATATCAAGTTATGATGTTTAATTTCTCCAATCGATAGGATGATTACTTGTGAGGTTGGTTAAAAAGTTATAAATCATTTGTCTTACCCATGCATTCCTCTGAACCTTACAACAACCAGGTTTCACAATGAAGGCGAGCACATAAAGCACCATTAGTTGATTCCTTTGTAGTAATCAATAAATTCAATTAATGGTTATGTATTTTGCTACTTCAACTCTGTTAGGCAATTATACCATACTTGATGAGTACCATATGTCTATAGCTAACACATTGTTGTATGCAATATTCTGATATGCTTTTGTTTTGGTGAAATAAACTTCTGATCAATGCTCTCTTTGGAACTCTCTAAGTGAATAGGAGTTACATGGGAACAGAAggcattttttttggaaaataagaCAAGGATAGGGAGGCCCAAATGCAGTAACTGTAGTTGGGGGAGGCAAGTGAGAAGGTAGCAATGGACTAGGTTTTTTCTCTTAGTTTGTGGTGGCATTGAAATTATTTGCTTTTGTTAAATGGTCGGAGTACTTCTATATGTTGCTCTTCATTGATTAAAAATGGCGCAGCAAGGCGCGCGTTTCCTTCTAGTCATGTTTGGAAAAGCGTAAATTCTGGAAGTTGTGAATTCTTTAGATACATGTCATTTTTATGTTTGCATCCCCATTTCCTCTTTCTAAGATTAGTGTCTGTGCTGTTGTTCCCCACTGTCCTCTGAGAAGAGAAGTGCCACCGGTCGCACCCTGTTCACCGCCGGCACCTGTCGCTGTCGTAAACCAAACCGAGGTACCTTTCCGACTCCCCAcaagaccaccaccaccaccaccgggtTAATTTTCCTCTGCCAGATCCATGATTTCCTCTCTCTATTTGCAGATCTGACCTGACCCTGGCCCCTGCCTAGCCCTTCCTCTTTCGCTCCATGGAGGAGGCGGAGAAGGGGGAGATCTTCGAGTGGAACACCAagccgagctccatggaggagaTCGAGAATGGGGACATCTTCGAGTGGAACACCAagccgagctccatggaggaggCGGAGAAGGGTGAGATCTTTGAGAGGAACACCAAGCCGAGGCTGGACGACCATCCGCAGGCAACGGCGGCGAGGGAGGCCAGCCTTTTGAACGTCGACCTCATCCTGGAGATCCTTTCCCGCCTCCCAGCCAGATCCGTCCACTGCTTCAGGTGCGTCTCGGTGCTCTGGCGCGACCTCATCGCCGACCCCACCAACTGCAAGAAGCTGCCCGAGACCCTTGCCGACTTCCTCTACACGTCCTTCTGCAGCAGCGGGTATCGCCACCACTTTGCTGGCTTCTCCGGCGGCGCAGCCCCCTTCGACCCTTCCCTCCCTTACCTGCATCCTAACAAGGATGAGGGCATCACCCAGGTGGAAGCCTGCAACGGCCTCCTTCTCTATCGCCGCTACAACAGTAGGGATGATTACCATTTTGTTGTGTGCAATCCCGCCACCGGGAGGTGGGTGGAGCTGCCACCTCAACCTCAAACGCAGGAGCCGATGCACAAATTTAACCATACCGCAGGCTTGGCTTTCGATCCAGTAGTCTCATCCCATTTCCATGTTCTTTGTTTGGAGCGGGCCTTTCCGAAAACTTTCATCACAGGAGTGAACATCTACTCGTCGCGTACAGGAGCCTGGAGTTATAGAGACAGTGGGATAGTTGAGAAAGCTACCCTGTTCAGGAGTAAATGTGTCTTTGTGGGCGGTATGCTATACATCATGGGTAACCTGGAGGACATCAACGGCGAGTATGTGCTGGTGGGGGTAGACATGGAGGGGAAAGTGTGGAAGACTATCCGTGTGCCGTACGGTTCAAAATTTGGTACTATTGGATTGTTGCAGGGGTGCTTGCACTATGTTATAGCTCCTGTCAATAATAACAATGAACTCCTAGTTTCTGAGATAGCACTCTGGTGCCTCAAGGATTGTGACAGTAAACAATGGGTCCAGAAGCATACTGCCAGCATCGATGAGCTTATGAGCATGACTGGACAGAAGTACAGGGTGGTTGGGATTCATCCAGATTGCGACACCATTTTCCTGGCTCATTGTGGAGGTAATACCTTGGTATCATATGACATGTGGCATCAGAAAGTTGGTTGTATCCTTGATCTTGAGAAAAACAGTGTACACAAATTTCTACCCTATGTTCCTCTGTTCTCAAACCACCGCTGTGTTTCCTCCCAAAAACTGGCTCTTCTTTTGTCTGAACAATTTGTCTGTGTACCTCTGAATCTGCTTCAATCATGGCCCCCCAATTTGCTGGTGCTTATACTCCTGGTTGCTTGATTTCTAGTTCAGAGCAGTGCTTGGTAAACCTACAGATTAAGCATCATTTCATTTTCAAAGAATGTTGTTACCCTTGTTCTTGTTTGCCTAGCGCTGGTTGTTGTTCTGGACATGTCTTAGTTTCATGGGGATAAATTGTACTGTAATAGGCCCTCTTGTCCATAACAATcagttatattattattattatcctaAATCTTAGTGCATATTGTCAACCTGCTAGTGTACTAAAAGGTTCAGTCAGACTTGTTACTGGTGGTGATCTCTAGTTGACTTTATGCATTTGGTATTTTGCAAAGCACTTCCTTTGAGAAATTCTTTATTTGGGTTTGCTGTAGCTACTGATTCATTAAAGCTTTGGATCTGCTGACCACAGAGAAATTGTATTATTAATAGCAAAAAATGAAATATAATTGTAAGCTTTGATGAAAACAAAGTGCCAGGGGCATGCATGTTTGGTCCATCATACTGTATAAGCTTGCGCTTCACGTATGAAAAATAGGATTTTGGCAGGTACGTAGTGGCCATGAACATATAGGCTTGTCTATTGGTTTAGACGCTTTGCGTTATGCGCTCTTAACTAAAGCCTGATGTGCCTAGTATAAGCTACTATATGAAGTCAATGACACTGACAGCTGGAAGACAACGTCATTCATCATATGATGACTAAAAATATTGTtgactagaagtactttgcaagataataaaagttaggtgtttaaaaaagggtttgtgtcaacaagaaagttatttgtccctaggcaatcggtaacaagtaccggtaatcattcttgtaattctatatgagggagaggcatatgagctaacatactttctctacttggatcatatgcacttatgattggacccctagcaagcatccacaactactaaagatcattaaggtcatgaaacccaaccatagcattaagtatcaattcctctttactcccataggccataccccacttactcgggttgaagcttctgtcactctcgcaacccaccataagtgaaccatgaacatattgcaacaccctacagcgggggcccctcacgtttgcgcgagaacggagggcaccgtaggacagcaccatcaataaaatatacaatcataccaaccaagatcacggttaacc encodes the following:
- the LOC123143887 gene encoding F-box protein At2g23160; this translates as MEEAEKGEIFEWNTKPSSMEEIENGDIFEWNTKPSSMEEAEKGEIFERNTKPRLDDHPQATAAREASLLNVDLILEILSRLPARSVHCFRCVSVLWRDLIADPTNCKKLPETLADFLYTSFCSSGYRHHFAGFSGGAAPFDPSLPYLHPNKDEGITQVEACNGLLLYRRYNSRDDYHFVVCNPATGRWVELPPQPQTQEPMHKFNHTAGLAFDPVVSSHFHVLCLERAFPKTFITGVNIYSSRTGAWSYRDSGIVEKATLFRSKCVFVGGMLYIMGNLEDINGEYVLVGVDMEGKVWKTIRVPYGSKFGTIGLLQGCLHYVIAPVNNNNELLVSEIALWCLKDCDSKQWVQKHTASIDELMSMTGQKYRVVGIHPDCDTIFLAHCGGNTLVSYDMWHQKVGCILDLEKNSVHKFLPYVPLFSNHRCVSSQKLALLLSEQFVCVPLNLLQSWPPNLLVLILLVA